Proteins encoded by one window of Dehalococcoidia bacterium:
- a CDS encoding 3-oxoacid CoA-transferase subunit B, with protein sequence MPLDRELIALRVARALRESGARYVNLGIGIPTLVSNFIPEFANVVLHSENGALNYGPLAAPGTEDLDIRNAGGQFVTLLPGASFFDSAAAFAMIRGGHLDATVLGGLQVSEAGDLANWMRPERGIGSIGGAMDLVTGAKQVIVAMEHTTRRGEPKIVRRCTYPLTGRRCVSLVVTDLAVIAVTPAGLLLREVAPGHTVEEVQARTEAPLQVAPDVTEITF encoded by the coding sequence GTGCCGCTCGACCGCGAGCTGATCGCGCTGCGCGTCGCCCGGGCGCTGCGGGAGAGCGGGGCGCGCTACGTCAACCTCGGGATCGGCATCCCGACACTGGTCTCAAACTTCATCCCCGAGTTCGCCAACGTCGTCCTCCACTCTGAGAACGGAGCGCTCAACTACGGTCCGCTCGCCGCGCCGGGGACAGAAGACCTCGACATCCGCAATGCCGGCGGCCAGTTTGTGACACTCTTGCCCGGAGCGTCGTTCTTCGACAGTGCGGCCGCCTTCGCGATGATCCGCGGCGGCCATCTCGACGCGACGGTCCTCGGCGGGCTGCAGGTGTCCGAAGCGGGCGACCTCGCCAACTGGATGCGCCCCGAGCGCGGCATCGGCAGCATCGGCGGCGCCATGGACCTCGTCACCGGCGCAAAGCAGGTGATCGTGGCGATGGAGCACACGACGCGCCGCGGTGAGCCGAAGATTGTCCGCCGCTGCACCTATCCGCTGACCGGGCGGCGCTGCGTCTCGCTCGTCGTCACAGACCTTGCCGTCATCGCGGTGACGCCCGCCGGGCTGCTGCTGCGCGAGGTCGCTCCCGGCCACACCGTCGAGGAGGTGCAAGCGCGCACCGAGGCGCCGCTCCAAGTCGCGCCGGATGTAACGGAGATCACCTTCTAA